From the Agromyces laixinhei genome, the window GCTCCCAGTGCCGGAGCCAGCCCTGGATGCCGGACTGCACGCGGTCGAAGGAGTCGCCGAGACCGTTGCGGGTCGTTGCCGTCTCGGTGTCGTCGGTGGCACCGGGCAGTTCGTCGATGAACTCGACGGGCAGCTCGTCGAGCCGGCTGAGATCGCGTTCGCGCGCGACGGTTGCGATGGTCATGATGGTCCTCCGTGGAGCAGGGGCTCGTGGCATCCGGATGGGATGCAGGAGTTCACGCTACGAACGACGGGCCCGTGCGCCATCCGAGCAAGCACTGAGATTCACTCGGGTTCGCCCTGAGGTCGCGCAGAGGCGGGCTGGAGATGGGCTCAGACGAGCAGCTGGTGCGCCGCCAGATCGCGATACAGCGGCACGGCGGCCACGAGCTCGGCGTGCGTTCCCTCGCCGACCACGCGGCCTTCGTCGAGCACGATGATGCGGTCGGAGTCGATGACCGTCGAGAGCCGGTGCGCGATCACGATGAGCGTGCGCCCTTCGGAGACCGCATCGACCGCCTCGCGCATCATGCGCTCGTTGACCCCGTCGAGCGACGAGGTCGACTCGTCGAGCAGCAGGATCGGGGGAGCCGCGAGCAGCGCGCGCGCGATCGCCAGTCGCTGGCGTTCGCCGCCCGAGAGCATGATGCCGTCGTCGCCGACCGCGGCGTCGAGTCCGGCGGGGTCGCGATCGAGCACGCCGCCGAGGTTCACCGCGCGCAGCACGCGCTCGCAGGCCTCATCGCTCGCGTCGGGGCTGCCGAGCTTCAGGTTGTCGCGGAGGCTCCCGGCCAACACCGGAGCGTCTTGCTCGACGTAGCCGATCTGCGCCCGGAGCTCAGCGCGGTCGATGGCGCGCACATCGAGGCCGCCCATGCGGACGGTGCCGACCGAAGGGTCGTAGAACCGCTCGATCAGGGCGAGGATCGTCGACTTGCCGGCGCCCGAGGGGCCGACGAGGGCGATGCGACGGCCGCGGGGCACCTGGAACGAGACCCCTCGCAGCACGGGCTGGCGCTCGGTGACGTCGGGCTCGGGCAGATGCTCGTCGGGAGTGTCGTTCGCCGGATCGGCCGGATCCTGACGCGTCGCCGCGTAGGCGAAGTACACGTCGTCGAACGCGATCGCCGGGGCATCCGGCAGCACGCCTTCGTTCGCGTCGCCGACCATGAGCGCACGCGGCGCGAGGTCGCGGTCGTGCGCGTCTTCGTCGGGCAGGTCGAGGATCTCCTGGATGCGCCCGAGCGCACCGAGCGCCTGGTTCACCGAGGTGATCGCACCGAATGCCTGGCCGAGCGGGAGGATCATCATGAACAGGAAGAGGATGAACGCGACGAGGCTCGCGACCGTGATCGCTCCGGATGCCACGCGGTAGCCGCCGACGCCGAGCACGACGAGGAACGACACCTGCATCGCGATGCCGGCGACCGGAACGATGAGCGCCGAGATCTTCGCGACCTTCACGCCCATGCGCCACGCGCCCGCTGCGTGCTCCTCGACATCGCGGATCTCGCGCTCGGTCGCCCCAGCGGCGCGGATCGTGCGCACCGCCCCGATGGCGCGTTCGACGGATGCCGCGACGTCGCCGACCTTCTCCTGCGCCTGGTGCGAGGCCTCGCGCACGCGGCGCGACAGGAGTGTCACCGTGGTGACGGCGACGGCGATGACGAGCACGGTGAGTCCGAGCAGCACCGGGTCGATGACGAGCATCGCGATGAGGGCGCCGATGAACGTGACCGTGCCGCCGATCGCCTCGACGAGGCCCTGCGTGAGCACGGCGCGCAGCATCGTCGTGTCGCTGCCGACGCGCGAGACGAGGTCGCCCGTGCGGCGGGTGTCGAACTCGGCGATCGGCAGTCGCAGCAGCTTGCCGATGAGTCGTCGGCGGCTCGAGAGCACGACGCCCTCGCCGGTGCGTTGCAGCAGGTAGTGCTGGTAGCCGGTGATGATGCCGCTGACGACGACGAGGGCGATGAGCGCCCACACGATCAAGCCGAGCGAATCGCCGGCGCCCACCACCTCGATGACCTGGGCGACGAGGAGCGGCTGGGCGAGGCTCGCGAGTGCGCCGATGACGGAGAGGATCGCGACCCAGATGAGCACGGGGCGGTGCTCGAAGATGAACGGCAGCAACTGCCGGAACGTCGCGCGCGGTCCGGCGGGGGTCGCCCGTCGACCGAATGGGGAACGTCGGGTCTCGGTGGTGCTCATGTCCTCTTCCTGATTCGCGCGGCGATCGGATGTCGCATCCGCTCGGATGCCGCGCCGTCGCCGCCTTGCAGCTTACGTGGCCCGGCTGATGGGTCAGCCGCGTCCGTACTTCTTGTGGACGGCCTGCTTCGACACCTCGAGCGCGAGGGCGATGAGCTGCCAGCTCGACCCCGCGGTGCGGGCCCGCCGCACGGCGAGCGCTTCGGCGCGGTCGAGTTCGCGGTTGAGGGCGACGCGCGCGCGATGGAGTTCGCGCAACGCTCGGTAGGGGTCGTCGCCGTCGGCCGCCGCGATGGCGGTGCGCAGGGTGCCGTCGTCCATGGCGTCAACGATAGTTGACGACGGTGCGAAGTGTCAACTTCAGTTGACTTCGGCCCGTCGCGGGCTGCCGTACGCAACATCGGCGGAGGCTCGACGGGTTCAGCGAGCGGCGTGCGCACCCGGGCTCGTCAGCACGGACGCGGCACTCGCATGCCCGGCGACACATGCCGCTGCGGCATCCGCCCCACCGAGCGTGGCCGCGAGGAATCCCGCCGCGAAGGCGTCACCCGCTCCCGTGAGGTCGCGGATGCCCGTAACGGGCGGCACGTCGATGCGTGAGATCAGTTCGCCCGCCTCGACGACATCGGTCGGCAGCGACCCGTGCTTGATGACCACGATGGGTGCAACGGATGCCGCGACCTCGCCGCCGCCCGTGAGCCCGAGCAGCGCCGCCTCGTCTTCGTTGGCGAAGAGCACGTCGGGTGCGGCGCTCCGGAGCAGGCCCAGCGCCCGATCGATGCCGAGGCCCGTGAGCAGCCCGGTCGAAGACGCGTCCATCGACACCTGCGCACCGGCCGCATGTGCCACTCCGGCGAGGCGCACGACCTCGCTCCGCATCGGCTCGCGCTCGAACCCGTAGGCAGGAACGTGCAGCCACGCCACTCCGTCGAGCCAGGCGTCGTCCACTCGGTCGAGCCGAGCGGCCGCGGCTCGGTCGGGGAACATCGAGCGCTCGCCGTCCGCATCGACGAGGAGCACGACGGTGCCGGTGCGGCCGTCGCGTTGGACCCGCACGTCGACGCCGCGTTCCGCGAGATCCGCGACGAGCGCGTCGCCCGCGGCATCCGTGCCGATCCTGCCGACGAAGCGGGTCGGCACACGCGAGGCCGCATGGGCGGCGACGTTCGCGCCGCTGCCGCCGCGAGCACGGAACACCTCGGCGGCCGTGTCGGTCGCCGCGCGAACGGGTTCGCTCGTCCACACCACGATGTCCTCGACGAGGTCGCCGACGACGGCGAGCACTCCGACGGGTTCGGCGACCGGTCGGCCGTCAGCCGGCGACGGCACGCGCGATCTCCGCACCGAGTGCGACGTTGCCCCGATACACCTCGAGATTCACCTCGAGGCTCTGCCCGCCGGTCGCGCGCTGCACGTAGTCGAGCAGGAACGGCGTCGTGTCGTGCCCGGTGATGCCCGCCTCGGATGCCGCGGCGATCGCCTCGGCGAGCACACGGTCGTGGAACTCGGGGTCGAGCTGCTTCGCCTCGTCGACCGGGTTGGCCACGAGCACGGCAGACGCCAGCCCGAGTTCGTCGCGGGCGCGCGCGAGCGCCGCGGCATCCGCCGGGCTCTCGATGCGGTAGTCGAGCGGGAATCCGGAATCGGCCACATAGAAGGCCGGGTACTGCTCGGTGCGGTAGCCGACGACCGGGATGTTCAGCGTCTCGAGGCGCTCGAGCGTCGCGCCGATGTCGAGGATCGACTTGACGCCCGCGCTCACGAGCGTGATCGGCGTCGTGGCCAGCGTGCCGAGATCGGCCGATTCGTCGAACGTCTCGCTCGCGCCACGGTGCACGCCGCCGAGCCCGCCGGTCGACATGACCTTGATTCCCGCACGATGCGCGAGCCACGCGGTCGCCGCGACGGTCGTTCCGGCGTGGAGGCGCTTCGCCCGGGCGATCGGAAGGTCGCGCACGCTCGCCTTCACGACGTCCTGGGCGGTGCAGAGTCGCTCGATCTCTTCGGACGAGAGCCCGACGACGGCGACTCCGTCGACCACGCCGATCGTGACCGGCGTCACGCCGAGGTCGCGCACCTGCGCCTCGGACGCGAGCCCGACCTCGAGGTTGCGCGGTGACGGCAGGCCATGGGTGAGGATCGTCGACTCGAGGGCGAGTACCGGACGGCCGGCCTCGAGGGCGGCACGGGTCTCGTCGCCGATGCGGATCGCGGCCGAGGAAGTCTGCATGCCTCCATCGTAGAACCGGTCTCCATCGCCCGTGGGTTGTGCACGGCACAGTCGGCCGGTGCACGATGGAGACATGGACACCACTGCGACCGCACTGGTCGGCATCTCGCACGGCACGGCATCCCCCGCGGGGCAGGCCGCGGTGCAGCGGCTCATCGACGCGGTGACGGCGGCCACCGCGACAGCGGCGGAGACGACAGCGGCGCCGGCCGCACGGCCGGCTCTCGTGCGGCTCGGTCACGTCGACGTGCAGCAGCCGGATGTCGCGGCGAGCCTCGGCGCGCTGCCGACCGGGTTGCCAGCGGTGGTCGTGCCGCTCCTGCTCTCGGCGGGTTACCACGTGCATGTCGACCTGCGACACGAGATCGACGCCGTCGCCGACCGGCAGGTGCGTCTCGCGGCAGCGCTCGGCCCCGACGACCGACTCGTCGACGTGCTGCGCCGGCGCCTCGACGAGGCGGGCGCGACCGGCGACGACGCCGTGGTGCTCGCTGTGGCGGGTTCGAGCGACGTGCGCGCGGTCGACGACTGTCGTGACATGGGGGAGCGGCTCGCCACCGCGCTCGGCGTGCCGGTGACCGTCGGCTTCCTCTCCGCCGCCGAACCCCGGCTCGCCGACGCGATCGCCGCGGTGCGCGGTGCGGATGCCGGCCGGCGACGCGTCGTCGCGGCGAGCTACCTGCTCGCGCCCGGTTACTTCCAGGACCTCGCGGCGGCGGCCGGCGCCGACCTCGTCACCGAGCCCCTGTTGACCCCCGACGACGCTCCGAACGAGCTCGTCGACGTCGTGCTCGACCGTTTCGCCGCCGCGCTCGCCGGTGCGGGCGCGAGCGCCGACTCGGAGGCGCGGGAAGCATAGCGCCGCAGGGCCCGAACGGCGCAGTGTGACGCCGCATTGCCGTGATTGACCTCGTGTTTCCTTCCTTGCCGTGATGTGACGGCGTTCGATCCGGCCTGCTTCCAACCCGCCTAATCTCGGTCGAAACCCGCATTCGCGGCGACCGAGGAGAGACATGACGCAGGAGACGATCGAGGCGCCGGGCCGCCCGGCGGCCCGCCCGGCGGCTCGTTCCGCCGAGCGTCCGCCGCGTCCGGCGAGCCGCCCGCACGGACAGTGGAAGGTCGACGGCCGGGCGCCGCTCAACGCCAACGAGGAGTGGAAGCAGGTCGACGACGGGCTCAGCGTGCGCGAGCGCATCGAGCGCGTCTACTCGAAGGGCGGTTTCAGCTCGATCGACCCGACCGACCTACACGGCCGATTCCGCGTCTGGGGCCTCTACACGCAGCGCAAACCCGGCATCGACGGCGGCAAGACCGCGACGCTCGAGCCGCACGAGCTCGAAGACGAGTACTTCATGCTGCGCGTCCGCATCGACGGCGGTCAGCTGACGACCGAGCAGCTCCGCGTCATCGGCGGCATCTCGACGGAGTTCGGCCGCGACACCGCCGACCTCACCGACCGGCAGAACGTGCAGTTGCACTGGGTGCGCGTCGAGGACGTTCCCGAGATCTGGCGCCGGCTCGAGTCGGTCGGCCTGTCGACCACCGAGGCGTGCGGCGACGTGCCCAGAGTCGTGCTGGGTTCGCCGGTCGCGGGCATCGCCGCCGACGAACTCATCGACCCGACTCCCGCGATCGACGAGATCACCGCCCGCTACCTCGGCGACCCGCAGTTCGCGAACCTGCCGCGCAAGTTCAAGACGGCGATCACCGGCCACCCGAGTCAAGACGTCGTGCACGAGATCAACGACGTCTCGTTCGTCGCCGTCCGGCACCCCGAGCTCGGCATCGGCTACGACCTGTGGGTCGGCGGCGGCCTGTCCACGGCCGCCCACCTCGCCGTGCGACTCGGCGCATGGGTCGCCCCCGAGCAGGTCGCCGACGTCTGGTGCGGCGTCACGTCGATCTTCCGCGACTACGGCTACCGTCGCCTTCGCAACAAGGCCCGGCTCAAGTACCTCGTCGCCGACTGGGGCGCCGAGAGGTTCCGCGAGGTGCTCGAGACCGAATACCTCGGCGCCCCCCTCCCCGACGGCCCTGCCGCGCCGAAACCGCTCACCCAGGGCGACCACGTCGGCGTGCACCCCCAGCACGACGGACGCTGCTACATCGGCGTCACGCCGTTCGTCGGCCGGGTCTCGGGCTCCACGCTCACGGCGGTCGCCGAACTGCTCGAACGGCACGGTTCGGCGCGACTGCGCACGACGCCGCACCAGAAGATCGTGCTGCTCGACATTCCAGCGGCCGAGGTCGATCAGGTCATCGCCGAACTCGACGCACTCGGGCTGCAGGCACGCCCGAGCCTCATTCGCCGTGGCACGATCGCCTGCACCGGCATCGAGTTCTGCAAGCTCGCGATCGTCGAGACGAAGCAGACGGCCACGACCGCGGTCATCGCCCTCGAGGAGCGGCTCGCCGGCATCGACGTGCCGCACCCGATCAGCCTGCACGTGAACGGATGCCCCAACTCCTGCGCCCGCATCCAGACCGCCGACATCGGCCTGAAGGGCCAGCTGCTCGCCGACGGTGAAGGCGGCCAGACCCCCGGCTTCCAGGTGCATCTCGGCGGCGGCCTCGCCTCCGCGACCCGCGAGGAGGCCGGCACCGGCCGCACCGTGCGCGGCCTGAAGGTCACGGCCGACGGGCTCGCCGACTACGTCGAGCGGGTCGTGCTCCGATTCATCGCCGATCGCGACACGACGGCCGACGAGACCTTCGCCGAATGGTCGCACCGCGCCGACGAGGAGGCCCTGCAATGACCGCCCGCCGCACGGCAGACGAACTGCGCGCGCTCGCCGAGGCGGGAAGCGCGCTGCTCTCGCCCGATCACGGGCCGGAGGCATCCGCTGCGGAGGTCGTCGCCTGGGTCGCCGAGAACTTCAGGGTGGATGCCGCAGCGGTCGCCTGCTCGATGGCCGATGCCGTGCTGCCTCACGTGGCGGCGGCGCAACTGCCGGGGGTCGACGTGCTCTTCCTCGACACCGGGTACCACTTCACCGAGACGCGCGTGACGCGCGACGAGGTCGCCCGAGCTCTCGATGTGCGCGTCGTCGACGTGCTGCCCGAGCAGACCGTTGCAGAGCAGAACGCGGAGTTCGGCACCGACCTCTTCGCCCGCGACCCGGCCCTCTGCTGCGCACGGCGCAAGGTGGCACCCCTGCAGAAGGCGCTCGCGGGGTACGAGCTGTGGTTCACGGGCGTGCGCCGTGAAGAGGCCCCCACGCGGGCGAACACGCCGCTCGTGCAGTGGGACGAGCGGAACGGGCTCGTGAAGGTCAACCCGCTCGCAGCGTGGACCTTCGATGAGCTGCTCGACTACGCGGGCGAGCACCAGGTGCCCGTGAACCTCCTGATGTCGCACGGCTATCCCTCGATCGGCTGCGAGCCGTGCACGAAACCCGTCGCCGCGGGAGAAGATCCGAGATCGGGCCGATGGGCCGGTCTCGCCAAGACGGAATGCGGGTTGCACCTGTGAGCCTCATCGACACCATCACGCCCAAGTCGGGCATCGACGCCCTCGATGCCCTGGACACCCTCGAGTCCGAGGCGATCCACATCATCCGCGAGGTCGTCGCCGAGTTCGAACGACCCGTGCTGCTCTTCTCGGGCGGCAAGGACTCCGTGCTCGTGCTCCACCTCGCCGCCAAGGCGTTCTGGCCGGGAAGGGTGCCGTTTCCGGTGCTGCACGTCGACACCGGTCACAACTTCCCCGAGGTGATCGAGTTCCGCGACCGCACGGTCGAGCGACTCGGGCTCCGCCTCGAGGTGGCCTCCGTGCAGGACTACCTCGACGACGGCCGCCTCTCCGAGCGAGCCGACGGCACGCGCAATCCGCTGCAGACGCAGCCGCTGCTCGACGCCATCGCCGGCGGCAGGCATGACGCCGTCTTCGGCGGCGCCCGCCGCGATGAAGACAAGGCGCGCGCGAAGGAGCGGATCCTGAGCCTTCGCGACGAGTTCGGGCAGTGGGACCCGCGCAACCAGCGCCCCGAGCTCTGGGACCTCTACAACGGACGGCACGTCGTGGGCCAGCACGTGCGGGCGTTCCCGATCTCGAACTGGACCGAGCTCGACGTATGGCGCTACATCGAGCGCGAGCAGATCGAGCTGCCGCCGCTGTACTTCGCGCACGAGCGCGAGGTGTACCGCCGCGACGGCATGTGGCGTGCGGTCTCGGAGGTCTCGCCGGCGCGCGCCGATGAGGCCATCGAGCGTCGCACGGTGCGGTACCGCACGGTCGGCGACATGAGCTGCACCGGAGCGGTCGAGTCGGCCGCGGCATCCGTCGCCGATGTCGTCGCCGAGGTCGCGACCTCGACGCTCACCGAGCGCGGCGCCACCCGGGCCGACGACCGCATCTCGGAGGCCGCCATGGAGGACCGCAAGAAGGACGGATACTTCTGATGAGCGACAGCACGCTGTTCCGCTTCGCGACGGCCGGATCGGTCGACGACGGCAAGTCGACCCTCGTGGGCCGGTTGCTGCACGACTCGAAGGCGATCCTCGCCGACCAGCTCGAGGCCGTGACGCGCACCTCCGCCGAACGCGGCTTCGGCGGCGAGCCCGGTGCGATCGACTTCGCACTGCTCACCGACGGCCTCCGCGCCGAGCGTGAGCAGGGCATCACGATCGACGTCGCCTACCGCTACTTCTCGACCGGTCGGCGCTCCTTCATCCTCGCCGACTGCCCCGGGCACGTGCAGTACACGCGCAACATGGTCACCGGCGCGACGACCGCAGACGCCGTCGTCGTGCTCGTCGATGCGCGCAACGGCGTGCTGGAACAGACCCGCCGGCACCTCGCGGTCGTCGCGTTGCTGCGAGTCCCGCATGTGATCATCGCGGTCAACAAGATCGACCTGCTGGGCTACGACCGGGCCGCCTACGACCGAGTGGCAGCGGATGTCGCCGCGCTCGCGCGCGAACTCGGCCTTGCCGACTCGCACGTCATCCCGGTGTCGGCGCTCGCGGGTGACAACATCGTCGACCGCTCGGCGAACACCCCCTGGTACCGCGGCCCGAGCCTGCTCGAACTGCTCGAGACGCTGCCCTCGCTCGACGAGCTCGAGACCGAGCTCGAAGCGCTGCGGATGCCGGTGCAGCTCGTCATCCGCCCGCAGGGCGCCGTCGCGTCAGATGTCGCGGAGCCCGAGCGATTCCGTGACTACCGCGCATTCGCCGGGCGCATCGCCTCGGGTACCGTGCGGGTCGGCGACCGAGTGCAGGTCTTCCCCGGAGGGGCCACGACCACCGTGACCGCCATCGACGCCGGGTCTCGCGAGCTCGACGCGGCATCCGCTCCCCAATCGGTCTCGCTCCGCCTGGCCGACCAGCTCGATGCGGCGCGGGGTTCCGTCGTCGTCGCCGCCGGAGCGCTGCCCGGGCCGCGACGCGAGCTCGACGCGGCAGTCTTCTGGCTCGGCGCAGCGCCGTTGCGCCCCGGCGCCCGCGTGCTCGTGAAGTCGGGCACGACGACTGTGCAGGCACTCGTGCCCGAGATCGTCGGGCGCCGCGACCTCGACTCGCTCGAACTCGAGCCTGCCGACCTGCTCGAGATCAACGACATCGGCCAGGTGCGCGTTCGACTCGCGTCCGAGCTGCCCGTCGAGGAGTACGCCGCGCATCGCCGCGCCGGTGCGTTCCTCGTCATCGACCCGCAGTCGGGCGCCACGCTCGCCGCCGGGATCGTCACCGCTCCGGTGACCTCGAACACCGGCGATGCCGGGACCACCCGCACGACCACTGAGACCGAAGGAGTAGCAGCATGACCGCACCATCGCGCGCACGTTCCCGACTCGGCCTGGTCGCGGGCATGATGCTCGCAGCGGCGATCGTCACGACGGCGGTGCTCGCACTCAGCGGCTGCGCGCCGCAATCGGCAGCGGGGGAGAACGCGGATGCCGCCGGCCCGTCCGGGCCCGCCGAGGAGTTGCGCCTCGGGTACTTCGCGAACGTCACCCACGCGCCCGCGCTCGTGGGGGTGCAGGAGGGGCTGCTGGCCGACGCCCTCGGCGACACGACGCTCACGACACAGGTGTTCAATGCCGGCCCTGCCGCGA encodes:
- a CDS encoding ABC transporter ATP-binding protein, whose product is MSTTETRRSPFGRRATPAGPRATFRQLLPFIFEHRPVLIWVAILSVIGALASLAQPLLVAQVIEVVGAGDSLGLIVWALIALVVVSGIITGYQHYLLQRTGEGVVLSSRRRLIGKLLRLPIAEFDTRRTGDLVSRVGSDTTMLRAVLTQGLVEAIGGTVTFIGALIAMLVIDPVLLGLTVLVIAVAVTTVTLLSRRVREASHQAQEKVGDVAASVERAIGAVRTIRAAGATEREIRDVEEHAAGAWRMGVKVAKISALIVPVAGIAMQVSFLVVLGVGGYRVASGAITVASLVAFILFLFMMILPLGQAFGAITSVNQALGALGRIQEILDLPDEDAHDRDLAPRALMVGDANEGVLPDAPAIAFDDVYFAYAATRQDPADPANDTPDEHLPEPDVTERQPVLRGVSFQVPRGRRIALVGPSGAGKSTILALIERFYDPSVGTVRMGGLDVRAIDRAELRAQIGYVEQDAPVLAGSLRDNLKLGSPDASDEACERVLRAVNLGGVLDRDPAGLDAAVGDDGIMLSGGERQRLAIARALLAAPPILLLDESTSSLDGVNERMMREAVDAVSEGRTLIVIAHRLSTVIDSDRIIVLDEGRVVGEGTHAELVAAVPLYRDLAAHQLLV
- a CDS encoding carbohydrate kinase family protein, which codes for MPSPADGRPVAEPVGVLAVVGDLVEDIVVWTSEPVRAATDTAAEVFRARGGSGANVAAHAASRVPTRFVGRIGTDAAGDALVADLAERGVDVRVQRDGRTGTVVLLVDADGERSMFPDRAAAARLDRVDDAWLDGVAWLHVPAYGFEREPMRSEVVRLAGVAHAAGAQVSMDASSTGLLTGLGIDRALGLLRSAAPDVLFANEDEAALLGLTGGGEVAASVAPIVVIKHGSLPTDVVEAGELISRIDVPPVTGIRDLTGAGDAFAAGFLAATLGGADAAAACVAGHASAASVLTSPGAHAAR
- a CDS encoding pseudouridine-5'-phosphate glycosidase gives rise to the protein MQTSSAAIRIGDETRAALEAGRPVLALESTILTHGLPSPRNLEVGLASEAQVRDLGVTPVTIGVVDGVAVVGLSSEEIERLCTAQDVVKASVRDLPIARAKRLHAGTTVAATAWLAHRAGIKVMSTGGLGGVHRGASETFDESADLGTLATTPITLVSAGVKSILDIGATLERLETLNIPVVGYRTEQYPAFYVADSGFPLDYRIESPADAAALARARDELGLASAVLVANPVDEAKQLDPEFHDRVLAEAIAAASEAGITGHDTTPFLLDYVQRATGGQSLEVNLEVYRGNVALGAEIARAVAG
- a CDS encoding sirohydrochlorin chelatase, giving the protein MDTTATALVGISHGTASPAGQAAVQRLIDAVTAATATAAETTAAPAARPALVRLGHVDVQQPDVAASLGALPTGLPAVVVPLLLSAGYHVHVDLRHEIDAVADRQVRLAAALGPDDRLVDVLRRRLDEAGATGDDAVVLAVAGSSDVRAVDDCRDMGERLATALGVPVTVGFLSAAEPRLADAIAAVRGADAGRRRVVAASYLLAPGYFQDLAAAAGADLVTEPLLTPDDAPNELVDVVLDRFAAALAGAGASADSEAREA
- a CDS encoding nitrite/sulfite reductase, with translation MTQETIEAPGRPAARPAARSAERPPRPASRPHGQWKVDGRAPLNANEEWKQVDDGLSVRERIERVYSKGGFSSIDPTDLHGRFRVWGLYTQRKPGIDGGKTATLEPHELEDEYFMLRVRIDGGQLTTEQLRVIGGISTEFGRDTADLTDRQNVQLHWVRVEDVPEIWRRLESVGLSTTEACGDVPRVVLGSPVAGIAADELIDPTPAIDEITARYLGDPQFANLPRKFKTAITGHPSQDVVHEINDVSFVAVRHPELGIGYDLWVGGGLSTAAHLAVRLGAWVAPEQVADVWCGVTSIFRDYGYRRLRNKARLKYLVADWGAERFREVLETEYLGAPLPDGPAAPKPLTQGDHVGVHPQHDGRCYIGVTPFVGRVSGSTLTAVAELLERHGSARLRTTPHQKIVLLDIPAAEVDQVIAELDALGLQARPSLIRRGTIACTGIEFCKLAIVETKQTATTAVIALEERLAGIDVPHPISLHVNGCPNSCARIQTADIGLKGQLLADGEGGQTPGFQVHLGGGLASATREEAGTGRTVRGLKVTADGLADYVERVVLRFIADRDTTADETFAEWSHRADEEALQ
- a CDS encoding phosphoadenylyl-sulfate reductase; protein product: MTARRTADELRALAEAGSALLSPDHGPEASAAEVVAWVAENFRVDAAAVACSMADAVLPHVAAAQLPGVDVLFLDTGYHFTETRVTRDEVARALDVRVVDVLPEQTVAEQNAEFGTDLFARDPALCCARRKVAPLQKALAGYELWFTGVRREEAPTRANTPLVQWDERNGLVKVNPLAAWTFDELLDYAGEHQVPVNLLMSHGYPSIGCEPCTKPVAAGEDPRSGRWAGLAKTECGLHL
- the cysD gene encoding sulfate adenylyltransferase subunit CysD; the encoded protein is MRVAPVSLIDTITPKSGIDALDALDTLESEAIHIIREVVAEFERPVLLFSGGKDSVLVLHLAAKAFWPGRVPFPVLHVDTGHNFPEVIEFRDRTVERLGLRLEVASVQDYLDDGRLSERADGTRNPLQTQPLLDAIAGGRHDAVFGGARRDEDKARAKERILSLRDEFGQWDPRNQRPELWDLYNGRHVVGQHVRAFPISNWTELDVWRYIEREQIELPPLYFAHEREVYRRDGMWRAVSEVSPARADEAIERRTVRYRTVGDMSCTGAVESAAASVADVVAEVATSTLTERGATRADDRISEAAMEDRKKDGYF
- a CDS encoding sulfate adenylyltransferase subunit 1 → MSDSTLFRFATAGSVDDGKSTLVGRLLHDSKAILADQLEAVTRTSAERGFGGEPGAIDFALLTDGLRAEREQGITIDVAYRYFSTGRRSFILADCPGHVQYTRNMVTGATTADAVVVLVDARNGVLEQTRRHLAVVALLRVPHVIIAVNKIDLLGYDRAAYDRVAADVAALARELGLADSHVIPVSALAGDNIVDRSANTPWYRGPSLLELLETLPSLDELETELEALRMPVQLVIRPQGAVASDVAEPERFRDYRAFAGRIASGTVRVGDRVQVFPGGATTTVTAIDAGSRELDAASAPQSVSLRLADQLDAARGSVVVAAGALPGPRRELDAAVFWLGAAPLRPGARVLVKSGTTTVQALVPEIVGRRDLDSLELEPADLLEINDIGQVRVRLASELPVEEYAAHRRAGAFLVIDPQSGATLAAGIVTAPVTSNTGDAGTTRTTTETEGVAA